One window from the genome of Candidatus Beckwithbacteria bacterium encodes:
- a CDS encoding ABC transporter ATP-binding protein, with amino-acid sequence MAPIIELKNVCKTYYLGTEAVNAVSHINLKIKAKEYLSIRGSSGSGKSTLMYLIGLLETPSSGQIILNNQDISHLSDNALSHLRNATIGFVFQQFNLINKLTVLENVLLPAKFYKGKLNFNPLNRALTLLKKFGILHRRDFFPNKISGGQQQRVAIARAVMMNPKIILADEPTGNLDTKTGNEIIKLIENLNQEFNTTVIMVTHEPDIAQRAKKRVYIRDGTIVKKYL; translated from the coding sequence AACGTTTGCAAAACCTACTACTTAGGCACTGAAGCCGTTAACGCCGTCAGTCACATTAATTTAAAAATTAAAGCTAAAGAATACCTCAGTATCCGGGGTTCGTCCGGCAGCGGCAAATCCACTTTAATGTATTTAATCGGTCTTTTAGAAACTCCCAGTTCCGGCCAAATTATCTTAAACAACCAAGATATTAGTCATCTTTCCGATAACGCCCTTTCCCATCTGAGAAATGCCACGATCGGTTTTGTCTTTCAACAATTTAATTTAATCAATAAACTGACGGTTTTAGAAAACGTGCTTCTGCCCGCTAAATTCTATAAGGGAAAACTTAATTTTAATCCGCTGAACCGGGCATTAACCCTCTTAAAAAAGTTCGGTATTCTTCACCGTCGGGATTTTTTTCCTAATAAAATTTCCGGCGGCCAGCAGCAGCGGGTGGCCATCGCCCGGGCGGTCATGATGAATCCAAAAATTATTTTGGCTGATGAACCCACCGGCAACCTGGATACTAAAACCGGCAACGAAATCATCAAACTCATCGAAAACCTAAACCAGGAATTTAACACCACTGTTATCATGGTCACCCATGAACCAGACATTGCCCAAAGGGCTAAAAAAAGAGTTTATATTCGCGATGGAACTATCGTCAAAAAATATCTATGA
- a CDS encoding ABC transporter permease — MTDLNLIPLFKDALADFQRNKVRTLLTSLGIMIGVLSVVLLIALGLGLKNYIQQQFERLGSNLIIIFPGNVFNSDAGAGGNFGSGFAGGANFDEKDYLNLVKNSQADYVVPVYFKSSTVEANAIKRLGYVQGTTESMFTLMNIKPVSGRILTKKDDQSRAKIAVLGFTLAQQLFVDPNKAVGKTVKVNSLRFTVVGVAEKKGDREMDSSVIMPYRTTFAGLNPNKTFFTIYLGVNDKTKIELVKAKAKTVLLKRYKADDFSVTEQTEILSTVNQIFTIINSVLIAIASISLLVGGIGIMNIMFATVTERTKEIGIRRGLGATKKDILVQFLSESVILSAFGGIIGLILAALIVLMVRTAFPASINLISVLLAFFVSSAIGITFGVFPARRAANLTPLEAIRYE, encoded by the coding sequence ATGACCGACTTAAACCTAATCCCTTTATTTAAAGATGCTCTGGCCGATTTCCAACGGAATAAAGTCCGGACTTTATTAACTTCCCTTGGTATCATGATCGGAGTTTTATCCGTCGTGCTTTTGATTGCCTTGGGCTTAGGCTTAAAAAATTACATCCAGCAACAATTTGAAAGGCTCGGATCCAATCTGATTATTATTTTCCCCGGCAACGTGTTTAATTCTGACGCCGGTGCCGGCGGTAATTTTGGTTCCGGTTTTGCCGGCGGCGCTAATTTTGACGAAAAAGACTATCTTAATCTCGTCAAAAACAGCCAAGCCGACTATGTTGTCCCCGTGTACTTTAAAAGCTCTACCGTCGAGGCTAACGCTATCAAACGCTTGGGTTACGTTCAAGGAACTACTGAATCCATGTTTACTTTAATGAATATCAAGCCTGTCAGCGGTCGGATACTCACCAAAAAAGATGATCAAAGCCGGGCGAAAATCGCCGTTCTTGGCTTTACTTTAGCTCAGCAACTTTTTGTCGACCCCAACAAAGCAGTCGGTAAAACCGTTAAAGTAAATAGCCTTCGCTTTACGGTTGTGGGCGTGGCTGAAAAAAAAGGCGATCGGGAAATGGATAGTAGTGTGATTATGCCGTACCGGACTACTTTTGCCGGCTTAAACCCTAATAAAACTTTCTTTACTATTTATTTGGGCGTTAATGACAAAACCAAAATTGAGTTGGTCAAAGCTAAAGCTAAAACAGTTTTATTAAAACGTTATAAAGCTGATGATTTTTCCGTCACCGAACAGACGGAAATCTTATCCACGGTTAATCAAATTTTTACTATTATCAATAGTGTCTTAATTGCCATTGCTTCTATTTCTCTCTTAGTCGGCGGCATTGGCATTATGAATATCATGTTTGCTACGGTCACGGAACGGACGAAAGAAATCGGTATCCGCCGAGGCTTAGGCGCCACTAAAAAAGACATTCTGGTTCAGTTTTTATCTGAATCAGTTATTCTCTCTGCTTTCGGTGGCATCATCGGCTTAATTCTTGCCGCTCTGATTGTTCTGATGGTCCGCACTGCTTTTCCTGCCAGCATCAACTTGATTTCCGTTCTTCTCGCTTTCTTTGTTTCCTCCGCCATCGGTATTACTTTTGGCGTCTTTCCCGCCCGTCGGGCCGCCAACTTAACCCCTCTGGAAGCCATTAGATATGAATGA
- a CDS encoding DUF5660 domain-containing protein, with the protein MNSLSDQSKKKKSSPKFQNFLEAFKDASGSQSKTQPAAGIQDGGFNFEEFLNQQENKIRSQERMHFEAIRREEQVIFSRDKQEIKTQIATLQIQIKELAKEHIGLIEEVDKAAFQAVVNPGIYHKNFFERLIQLIKLAKKKIADSRTWLQMHNHRSQCKSAYWQGVTKGGTSFMLSADRTAATQAG; encoded by the coding sequence ATGAATTCGCTTAGCGATCAATCAAAAAAGAAAAAGAGTAGTCCAAAATTCCAAAATTTTTTGGAGGCCTTTAAGGATGCCAGTGGTTCTCAATCGAAAACCCAACCTGCCGCGGGGATCCAAGACGGCGGTTTTAACTTTGAAGAATTCCTAAATCAACAGGAAAATAAAATTCGCAGTCAGGAAAGAATGCACTTTGAGGCTATCCGCCGGGAAGAGCAAGTTATTTTTTCCCGGGACAAACAGGAAATCAAAACCCAAATTGCCACCCTGCAAATTCAGATTAAAGAATTAGCCAAAGAACATATCGGTTTAATCGAAGAAGTGGATAAAGCCGCTTTTCAGGCTGTCGTTAATCCGGGAATTTATCACAAAAATTTCTTTGAGCGTTTAATTCAATTAATTAAACTGGCCAAAAAGAAAATTGCCGATTCCAGAACTTGGCTGCAAATGCATAATCACCGCTCTCAATGTAAGTCCGCTTATTGGCAGGGTGTCACCAAAGGCGGCACTAGCTTTATGCTGTCTGCCGACCGCACCGCCGCCACCCAGGCTGGATAA
- a CDS encoding trigger factor → MTKLTWLPKKTFELEFSLPWEEVKTTYDKVLNDLVKEVKIEGFRQGKAPKTLVEKNVDKGKLYGEVINQLLPLSYAKLIAEHKLRPAVSPKITIISAEENKPWQFKATSCELPEIKLGDYQKICHGALATAKFWTPDKGKIDAKKDKELTQTQKLNLISKALLEETKIDLSDLLINDERDRLLSRLLDQIQKLGLNLDQYAVSNNKTVAQIRQEYQATATNTLKLELILQAIAEDRKFKVEDKEVDQMISAAGDEKLKKELNTPTQRAYIGSILRKRQAIDYLIGL, encoded by the coding sequence ATGACCAAGCTGACGTGGCTTCCTAAAAAAACCTTTGAGCTGGAATTCTCCCTTCCCTGGGAAGAAGTTAAAACTACCTACGACAAAGTTCTCAACGATTTAGTTAAAGAGGTTAAAATCGAGGGTTTTCGCCAAGGAAAAGCTCCCAAAACCCTGGTGGAAAAAAACGTCGATAAGGGCAAACTTTACGGTGAAGTCATTAACCAACTTCTGCCGCTTTCTTATGCCAAACTTATCGCTGAACATAAATTAAGACCGGCCGTTAGCCCCAAAATTACTATTATCTCCGCTGAAGAGAATAAGCCCTGGCAGTTTAAAGCCACCAGCTGTGAATTACCTGAAATCAAACTCGGGGATTATCAAAAAATCTGTCATGGCGCCCTCGCTACCGCCAAATTCTGGACTCCTGACAAGGGTAAAATCGACGCTAAAAAAGACAAGGAATTAACTCAAACCCAAAAACTGAATTTGATTTCCAAGGCCCTGCTTGAAGAAACTAAAATTGATCTGTCTGACCTATTAATTAATGATGAACGCGACCGCTTGCTTAGCCGTCTTTTAGACCAAATTCAAAAATTGGGCTTGAACCTAGATCAATATGCGGTTTCCAATAACAAAACAGTCGCTCAAATCAGGCAAGAATATCAAGCCACTGCCACCAATACTTTAAAATTGGAACTTATTTTACAGGCTATCGCTGAAGACCGAAAATTCAAAGTCGAAGACAAGGAAGTTGATCAAATGATTTCTGCTGCCGGTGACGAAAAACTCAAAAAAGAACTGAATACCCCCACTCAAAGAGCCTATATTGGCTCAATCTTAAGAAAACGTCAGGCAATTGACTATCTTATCGGTCTTTGA